The following are from one region of the Sorghum bicolor cultivar BTx623 chromosome 2, Sorghum_bicolor_NCBIv3, whole genome shotgun sequence genome:
- the LOC8077244 gene encoding signal peptidase complex subunit 3B, with protein sequence MHSFGHRANAVATFGVTILAAMCFAASFSDNFNTPTPTASVKILNINWFQKEANGNDEVSMTLNISADLSSLFTWNTKQVFVFVAAEYETPQNALNQVSLWDGIIPAKEHAKFLIHTTNKYRFIDQGSNLKGKEFNLTMHWHIMPKTGKMFADKIVMTGYRLPEQYR encoded by the exons ATGCACTCCTTTGGGCACCGCGCCAACGCGGTGGCAACGTTCGGGGTCACCATACTGGCCGCGATGTGCTTCGCCGCCTCCTTCTCCGACAACTTCAACACCCCGACACCCACCGCCTCCGTCAAG atcttgaatataaactGGTTCCAGAAGGAGGCCAACGGCAACGACGAG GTTAGCATGACGCTGAACATTTCGGCAGACCTTTCATCTCTTTTCACGTGGAACACAAAACAG GTGTTTGTTTTTGTGGCAGCAGAGTATGAGACTCCACAGAATGCTTTGAATCAA GTTTCTCTTTGGGATGGTATTATACCTGCAAAGGAGCATGCCAAGTTTTTGATCCATACCACAAACAAGTACAGATTTATTGACCAG GGAAGCAATCTAAAGGGCAAGGAATTCAACTTAACAATGCACTGGCACATTATGCCAAAGACTGGCAAGATGTTTGCAGATAAGATAGTCATGACAGGCTATCGGCTCCCTGAGCAGTACAGATAG